The DNA segment TGATATTCTTAGTGAGTTTTTAACATTCATCTGGAGTTAACGTGCTGTTATCAGTTGTTGCAGCCACTCGGCAGGTAGTTCATGtggggaggaaaagagagagagcagggcagAGTGGATGAGAAGGTTCAGGACTTGTGTTGACTGAGCTGTGGTCAGACCTCACTTTAAGTTATGAGTGGACTGGATGTATAGgaataatttataatttatatattcaaGATGCACAGATTTATATGAAGGCATGAAGAGGGAGGCAGATACACATTTTTCAGATACATTTCTGCATTCATTTGAGAGATATTTAAGCCTTCACATGAGAAAATGCTCCACTGCTCGTCTAATTGGGGTTTCACACTGCACCACCTGCCTGCAATCACCTCACAGCAATCTGTGTGATCAGTCTGAATGTTTGAGTCTCTTTCCCTGTCGTCTTCCTGCTGTCAAACTTTCtctggagagagacagatcaGAGCATGGTCGACTGTTACCTGGTCTGGTAGTTTTTATATAATagtctgttgctgctgccatgGATCTTCTGTTTGGGTAAATAAGACACAAGAGTGTATCTTTGATTCAATTTGCCTCATTCTAAGTTTTTCTTTCATGATTGTTTTTCAGGGTTTCTCGGATTTGCACTCTGTTTTTATGGGgttgcatttgttttcctccacagaaAGGTatgttctattttttatttttgtatctttagTCACAGCTATGTTCAACCACATGAATTTATTGTTCGTTTATTTCCTGATAGGTTGGAATATTGCACTTGGCTACTATGTCGATGAGAACCCACAAACCTCAAACCAGCTTCGCTCTGGAGCCTTTCTAAGCACAGACTTGAAGGATACAGCACAGCTTACAGGGGACCAGAGCTTTGTTTCCCCTCCGAGTGAACCGGTTCATTTTGATGTTACCAGCCCTGGTGAAAACATGGTGCAACACCAACCAGACTCGGGACAGGAGCAGGACGATTATTCAGCGGttccctctgctcctgctgttCAGAAATATGAAAGCACCCAACATCCTTTCGGTGTTTTATTGAAGCAGCACACACCCGTGAAAACTGTGGAGGGCATCAGCTTCCCAACAATTAAAGATTTCAGACGGTTCATAGAGACGATGAAGAGCTCCTATTTTATACCAGGAAGCGACTCAAGAGGACATTTTCAAACTGCTCGAGAGACGATGAAAAATGAGTTGATTTCTGATGCTCAAAGGAGTAACAGAGAGTCTTCCATGTCTAATTCTGTGCAGGATGGATCAGCCCATGATGACCACAGTAAAAATGTAGTCTGGAGTGAACCAGATGCCAACGACCACAGACCAATAAGTGAAAGCCTCTCTTTCTTCAATCCCGTCGACTCCACTGAAAGTGTCATTTCTCCCAGTGGTTATGACGACCAAGGCTCTGGCTCCAGCTCTGCTTTCTACTCGCAGCATGATTTAGGAGCCACAGAACAGGTTTCAAGTGATTATGGAAGTTTGGCCAATTATGGCATTTCTGGGGAAAACCCTGATATTTTCTCAAGTGCTGCTGATGTGCAAAATGAAGTTCAGTCAACAAGCCACAACCTCCCTGAACCAAAACTTCCTGGCTACTTCTTAGGAGGGTCCCTTTCTTTCAGTAGCCATGTGACTGCATCACCTGTCACAAACATCCCATCTCGAGATCTCAGCTTCTATTCAAGTAAGAAATTCATTGTAAATCCTCTATCCTCTGAGAAAACTATGCAACAACCAACATATTCATCTCCCAGTGGAGACTCTTTAACTGGGTATCAACAGAGTAGAGATTTCCAAACAGAGGAGCTGCCCAGAATGACTGAAAGTGATGTCCTGTCTCCACAGAAGCCTTTTAATTCCTATGGTGAAAGCATATTTGTTAGAGCACCAAGAAGGCAATTCTACATGCCAGATGtatccaaacacaaggaaagaCCTG comes from the Hippoglossus hippoglossus isolate fHipHip1 chromosome 6, fHipHip1.pri, whole genome shotgun sequence genome and includes:
- the LOC117763082 gene encoding uncharacterized protein LOC117763082 encodes the protein MDLLFGVSRICTLFLWGCICFPPQKGWNIALGYYVDENPQTSNQLRSGAFLSTDLKDTAQLTGDQSFVSPPSEPVHFDVTSPGENMVQHQPDSGQEQDDYSAVPSAPAVQKYESTQHPFGVLLKQHTPVKTVEGISFPTIKDFRRFIETMKSSYFIPGSDSRGHFQTARETMKNELISDAQRSNRESSMSNSVQDGSAHDDHSKNVVWSEPDANDHRPISESLSFFNPVDSTESVISPSGYDDQGSGSSSAFYSQHDLGATEQVSSDYGSLANYGISGENPDIFSSAADVQNEVQSTSHNLPEPKLPGYFLGGSLSFSSHVTASPVTNIPSRDLSFYSSKKFIVNPLSSEKTMQQPTYSSPSGDSLTGYQQSRDFQTEELPRMTESDVLSPQKPFNSYGESIFVRAPRRQFYMPDVSKHKERPDESAQIYKPTVGKESNDINSAPIIHLPESSGSNFDLSPQRRSSHVSVEASGPHDPQDQVFSKKLPLRSYLFSVKPSSSQESSRHDGYLPNQRVSVSRPSNSAQAKHEKSGLSRQNLVSAIQEPKPMNDYAPIPPSRGLDSTQRGISSQIDDVHASYPTNSPPNSKLKVFPKLFGNEEMSKNFEVRTISSDRFPPGDTHKKTRDPQGVSLNGGSVGDTTADLLYTFTQPTTVQKRPANVNREPSTTASRHSETLSTSKVSASTPGGVFRRKSGNTKRLPPQRGSQASPKSINTYVKKSRNSYVRRKVFLSNTRYSPHQHVEDKTTKDQWKSDPRQEKAPLFDGGGERWRKNQHFQ